One Nitrospirota bacterium DNA segment encodes these proteins:
- a CDS encoding pitrilysin family protein has protein sequence MTTLIFVLTLGLSLNLSLDLLHADMSGLAERVIEHQLSNGMKVLMVERHQTPVVSINLTFGVGGMNEHTGRTGVAHFYEHMAFKGTRRVGTKDYEKERPLLEELHRLGSEIERRQREAAAVKTSGRKEADGAPALDQLMQRFQELQDKAGEYVVGNEMALLYQRHGAVGLNAATGKDLTRYMVSLPSNRLPLWAALEADRMAHPVLREFYKERSVVMEERRLRTDDNPHGLLFEAFTAAAFQAHPYGLPTIGWASDIQALTPAATEEFFKTYYGPAGATVAIVGDIDPKEVIDLLQRTFGTIPPTPPPPPVVTVEPQQRGERRVEVEFDAEPTLLIGYHKPGIGHPDDFVFDVIDAVLSDGVTSRLYSRLVRDKRLAVSVVTDTNYPGVRAPNLFVISATPLAPHTAAEVEAAIYEELERLKTEPVTPQELEKVLNNLDASLVRSLRSNGGLASQLAFYQTVAGDWRYVIEARDRIAKVTPEDIQRVVTQYLKKSNRTVATLVKTPANRKVAAKAGVEVKP, from the coding sequence ATGACGACGCTAATTTTCGTCCTGACCCTCGGCCTCAGCCTTAACCTGAGCCTCGATCTGCTGCACGCCGACATGTCCGGGCTGGCGGAGCGGGTCATCGAGCATCAACTCTCGAACGGCATGAAGGTGCTGATGGTCGAACGGCACCAGACGCCGGTCGTCTCGATCAACCTCACCTTCGGCGTCGGCGGCATGAACGAACACACCGGCCGCACCGGCGTGGCCCATTTCTATGAACACATGGCCTTCAAAGGCACCAGGAGGGTCGGCACGAAGGATTACGAGAAAGAACGCCCGCTGCTGGAGGAGTTGCATCGGCTCGGCAGCGAAATCGAGCGGCGGCAGCGGGAAGCGGCGGCGGTGAAAACGTCGGGCAGGAAGGAAGCCGACGGCGCGCCTGCGCTCGATCAGCTCATGCAGCGATTCCAAGAACTGCAAGACAAGGCCGGCGAGTACGTGGTCGGCAACGAGATGGCGCTGCTGTACCAGCGTCACGGCGCGGTGGGGCTGAACGCCGCCACGGGCAAGGACCTCACACGTTACATGGTCAGCCTGCCTTCGAACCGGCTGCCGCTGTGGGCGGCCCTGGAGGCGGACCGCATGGCCCACCCGGTGCTGCGCGAATTTTATAAGGAACGCAGCGTCGTGATGGAAGAGCGGCGGCTTCGGACGGACGACAATCCCCACGGGCTCTTGTTCGAGGCCTTCACGGCCGCCGCGTTTCAGGCCCATCCGTACGGACTTCCGACCATCGGGTGGGCGTCGGACATTCAAGCGCTCACGCCCGCGGCGACCGAGGAGTTCTTCAAGACCTATTATGGGCCGGCAGGGGCCACGGTCGCCATCGTCGGCGACATCGACCCGAAAGAGGTGATCGATCTGCTCCAACGGACGTTCGGCACCATTCCCCCGACGCCGCCCCCGCCGCCGGTCGTGACGGTCGAGCCGCAACAGCGCGGCGAACGCCGGGTCGAAGTCGAGTTCGACGCGGAGCCGACGCTGCTGATCGGGTATCACAAGCCGGGCATCGGGCATCCCGACGATTTCGTCTTCGACGTGATCGACGCGGTGCTGTCGGACGGCGTGACCTCCCGCCTGTACAGCCGTCTGGTGCGGGACAAGCGCCTTGCGGTCTCCGTCGTGACGGACACCAATTACCCCGGCGTGCGGGCGCCCAACCTGTTCGTGATCAGCGCCACGCCGTTGGCGCCTCACACCGCCGCCGAGGTGGAAGCGGCGATTTATGAAGAGTTGGAACGGTTGAAGACCGAGCCGGTGACGCCGCAGGAACTGGAAAAGGTGCTGAACAACCTGGACGCCTCGCTCGTCCGGTCGCTCCGGTCGAACGGCGGGCTGGCCTCGCAGTTGGCCTTTTATCAGACGGTCGCCGGAGACTGGCGATACGTCATCGAGGCGCGCGATCGCATCGCCAAGGTGACCCCGGAGGACATTCAGCGGGTGGTGACCCAGTATCTGAAGAAATCCAATCGAACCGTCGCGACGCTGGTCAAGACCCCCGCCAATCGCAAAGTCGCGGCGAAGGCGGGCGTCGAGGTGAAGCCATGA
- a CDS encoding pitrilysin family protein, translating into MKRVTRETLRVKWREQRGFMSNRFAAMPTVVGTIVVWIFMTVNGVSGAFAAHVAQTDPRLMRFAPVEFNPPEPERLVLDNGMVVYLLEDHELPLVTVQAIIRTGSWLDPADKIGLAGLTGVVMRTGGSKRMSAADTDEELERLAATITIGIGKESGSAMLDVLKKDLKRGLQIFADLLRMPAFEPDRVELAKLQAIESIRRRQDSPQSIAGREFAKLIYGADHPSARESTIESVTRVTRDDLVAFHQRTVHPNGIILGITGDFDKADVLAALRELFGDWPKGDVPELKIPEVVDAGADGAKPMVRYISKDTSQTHLRVGHLTIKENDPDYPALSLLNDILGGSSFRSRLFRDVRTKRGLAYSVGSGLRVSTHDQGVWYLRAETKLSTTHEVIDRFIANVERLRREPVTDDELEEAKEAFVNSFVFSFTSASSIVGRLMGLEYDGLPKDFLQQLRDQVVKLTKDDLLRAASKHLHPERFRILAVGSAETLPRLLSAFGEVKEIKLAPEG; encoded by the coding sequence ATGAAGCGCGTGACACGTGAAACGTTACGCGTGAAGTGGCGGGAACAGAGGGGATTTATGTCGAACCGGTTTGCGGCAATGCCGACTGTGGTGGGCACAATCGTCGTGTGGATATTCATGACGGTCAATGGTGTCTCGGGCGCCTTTGCGGCCCATGTGGCGCAGACCGATCCGCGGCTCATGCGCTTCGCGCCGGTGGAGTTCAATCCGCCCGAGCCGGAGCGGCTGGTTTTGGACAACGGCATGGTGGTGTACCTGCTGGAAGATCACGAACTGCCGCTGGTCACCGTCCAGGCCATCATACGGACCGGTAGTTGGCTCGATCCGGCCGACAAGATCGGATTGGCCGGGTTGACCGGCGTGGTCATGCGCACGGGCGGGTCCAAGCGGATGTCCGCAGCGGACACGGACGAGGAACTCGAACGGCTGGCGGCCACGATCACGATCGGCATCGGCAAAGAATCCGGCTCCGCCATGCTGGATGTGCTGAAAAAGGATCTCAAGCGGGGGCTGCAGATCTTCGCCGACTTGCTGCGGATGCCGGCGTTCGAGCCGGATCGAGTCGAATTGGCCAAGCTCCAGGCGATCGAAAGCATCCGGCGCCGGCAGGACAGTCCGCAATCGATCGCCGGGCGGGAGTTCGCCAAGCTGATCTATGGCGCCGATCATCCCAGCGCGCGGGAAAGCACGATCGAATCCGTCACGCGCGTGACCCGTGATGATCTCGTGGCGTTCCACCAGCGGACGGTCCATCCTAACGGGATCATCCTCGGCATCACCGGCGACTTCGACAAGGCGGATGTGCTGGCCGCGTTGCGGGAGCTGTTCGGGGACTGGCCCAAAGGCGACGTGCCGGAATTGAAGATCCCCGAGGTCGTCGATGCGGGTGCCGACGGCGCCAAACCGATGGTCCGCTATATCAGCAAGGACACCTCGCAGACGCACCTGCGCGTGGGGCATCTCACCATCAAAGAGAACGATCCCGACTATCCGGCCCTTTCCCTGCTCAACGACATTCTCGGCGGCAGTTCCTTTCGCAGCCGGTTGTTCCGGGACGTGCGGACCAAACGGGGGCTGGCCTACTCCGTCGGCAGCGGGCTGCGGGTGAGCACGCACGATCAGGGGGTGTGGTATCTGCGCGCCGAGACCAAGCTGTCCACGACGCACGAAGTCATCGACCGGTTCATCGCCAACGTCGAGCGGTTGCGTAGGGAGCCGGTAACGGACGACGAATTGGAAGAGGCGAAGGAAGCCTTCGTCAATTCGTTCGTCTTCTCCTTCACCAGCGCTTCGAGCATCGTGGGGCGGCTGATGGGGTTGGAATATGACGGCTTGCCGAAGGATTTTCTCCAGCAGCTTCGCGACCAGGTGGTGAAACTGACCAAAGACGACCTCCTCCGGGCGGCGAGCAAACATCTCCATCCCGAGAGATTCAGGATTCTCGCGGTCGGCTCCGCCGAGACGTTGCCGCGCCTGCTGTCGGCGTTCGGGGAGGTGAAGGAGATTAAGTTGGCTCCGGAGGGATAA
- a CDS encoding type II toxin-antitoxin system HicA family toxin: MAKLRDLLRFLKAHGWEQDRQESSHRVWRHRDGRRIVIAAHESQELSRSKLSKILKDAGHTLEDFFGR; this comes from the coding sequence GTGGCCAAGCTGAGGGACCTGCTTCGGTTCCTCAAAGCCCACGGTTGGGAGCAAGATCGGCAGGAGTCTAGTCATCGAGTGTGGCGTCACCGCGATGGCCGGCGCATCGTGATCGCAGCGCATGAGAGCCAAGAACTCAGCCGGTCCAAGCTGTCAAAGATCCTCAAAGATGCCGGCCACACCTTGGAAGACTTTTTCGGCCGCTGA
- a CDS encoding macro domain-containing protein: MDKTSLTITVVQGSILDAEAEVIVNAANSQGVMGGGVAGVIKRAAGQEVEAEARKQAPIPVGSAVLTSGGKTKFRGIIHAPTMPGPAMRIPAQNVAAATKAALALADEKNFESIAVPGMGTGVGGVAHEEAARLMVHEIRAFSARSLRTVILVDVDEHMVNAWRLALANSE, translated from the coding sequence ATGGACAAGACAAGTCTCACGATCACCGTCGTCCAAGGCAGCATTCTCGACGCGGAGGCTGAGGTGATCGTCAATGCGGCGAACAGCCAGGGCGTCATGGGCGGCGGGGTCGCGGGCGTGATCAAGCGGGCGGCGGGGCAGGAGGTGGAGGCGGAGGCGAGGAAGCAGGCGCCGATTCCGGTGGGGAGCGCGGTACTGACCTCCGGAGGCAAGACCAAGTTCAGGGGGATCATTCACGCGCCGACGATGCCGGGGCCGGCCATGCGGATTCCCGCGCAGAACGTCGCGGCGGCGACGAAGGCGGCGTTGGCGTTGGCGGATGAGAAGAACTTCGAGTCGATCGCCGTTCCGGGCATGGGCACCGGCGTCGGCGGAGTCGCGCACGAGGAAGCGGCCCGGCTCATGGTGCACGAGATCCGCGCCTTTTCGGCGCGCTCGCTGCGCACGGTTATCCTCGTCGATGTGGATGAGCACATGGTGAACGCGTGGCGCCTTGCGCTAGCTAATAGCGAATAG